The following proteins are co-located in the Apis mellifera strain DH4 linkage group LG11, Amel_HAv3.1, whole genome shotgun sequence genome:
- the LOC413086 gene encoding DNA ligase 3 isoform X6 encodes MRKISERSTDRYRIYFSYSRIGRGEKKLKRKKGKDGFKSDVKLWCRMLLPGAVKRVYNLQSKQLVKLFSRILLEDEGEMLEHLERGDVAETIRSFFERSAARKPAENSVLTIQQVDEFLQELSLLTKEEEQISHFCSIVSRCTLDDLKMIIRLIKHDLRINAGPKHVLAAVHEDAYEAFQTSRDLNSVIERCLQRSKKSKSKKQESNSSNVEITLMTPVLPMLAEACKSVEMAMKKCPNGMLAEVKYDGERVQVHKKGNEFRYFSRSLKPVLSHKVNLFKNYIPQAFPDGDDLILDSEILMIDTNTGKPLPFGSLGIHKKAEFKDANACLFVFDCIYYNGHVLLHKSMIERRQILTERMSEIPNRIMLSETEEIYNSQDLAKMIAKILNMGLEGLVLKDIHSKYEPGKRHWLKVKKDYLYDGAMADSADLVVLGAWYGTGNKGGMMSVFLMGCYDEDRDNWVTVTKVHTGHDDATLASLQDELDMIKIGKNPTKVPRWLRANKPMIPDFVAKDPKKQPVWEITGAEFTNQGVHTADGISIRFPRVTRIRRDKDWSLAITLNELRNLFKKSSQSIDLSLLLPSTSKKEIDKRRMNEEDSSFLSTKAKREDERSKSPTRKNRDSKTIKTPSPRKSPAKPAASSSPRARSRSNGRNKKDQRRNDDAEKNVFNERDTEAAYYAFVDKDFIEYSAAGVPLNWIEGRKPKDGLPSDAKSLHNLTSDELKSKSVLKDTPISLAPSFKKSKQRDYVRNMLKTLGAKVLNGEGKSTATYMIHPCKEILSSALHEFEDVPKAVRHVSISWVEAAASTMEIQEAEEHAVELAESYCSCPCSHR; translated from the exons atgagaaaaataagCGAACGATCTACAGATAGatacagaatttatttttcgtattcaCGGAtcggaagaggagaaaaaaagttgaaaagaaagaaaggaaaag ACGGTTTTAAAAGCGACGTGAAGCTGTGGTGCAGAATGTTGCTTCCCGGGGCCGTGAAGAGGGTGTACAACTTGCAAAGCAAACAATTGGTCAAGCTGTTCTCTCGGATACTGCTCGAGGACGAGGGCGAGATGCTGGAACATCTCGAGCGAGGAGACGTAGCTGAAACCATCCGATCCTTTTTCGAGAGAAGCGCCGCTCGAAAGCCAGCTGAAAACAGCGTGCTTACCATTCAACAG gTGGATGAATTTCTGCAAGAGTTATCGCTTTTAACCAAAGAGGAGGAGCAAATTAGCCACTTTTGTTCCATCGTCTCgag ATGCACTCTGGACGATCTAAAGATGATAATCCGGCTGATCAAGCACGATTTAAGGATAAATGCCGGTCCGAAACATGT TTTGGCCGCGGTGCACGAAGACGCTTACGAGGCTTTCCAAACATCCAGGGATTTGAACAGCGTCATCGAACGGTGTTTGCAACGATCGAAGAAGTCGAAATCGAAGAAGCAAGAGTCGAATTCATCCAATGTCGAGATTACGCTTATGACACCCGTTTTACCTATGCTG GCAGAGGCTTGCAAATCCGTGGAAATGGCGATGAAGAAATGTCCAAATGGAATGCTGGCCGAAGTGAAGTACGATGGAGAACGCGTTCAAGTGCACAAGAAAGGGAACGAATTTCGATACTTTAGCAGATCTTTGAAACCAGTGCTTTCTCATAAA GTGAATCTCTTCAAGAATTATATTCCGCAAGCTTTTCCAGACGGCGATGATCTGATTTTAGATTCCGAGATACTCATGATCGATACAAATACCGGAAAACCGTTGCCCTTTGGTAGCTTGGGCATTCATAAG AAAGCTGAATTCAAAGATGCAAATGCCTGTTTGTTCGTTTTCGATTGTATTTATTACAACGGACATGTTTTGTTGCACAA ATCTATGATTGAGCGAAGACAGATATTAACGGAGAGAATGTCAGAGATACCAAACAGAATAATGCTCTCGGAAACGGAGGAAatctat aattcTCAAGATTTAGCGAAAATGATCGCCAAGATTCTCAATATGGGTCTTGAAGGCTTAGTCCTCAAAGATATTCAC AGCAAATATGAACCGGGTAAAAGGCACTGGTTGAAGGTAAAAAAGGATTATTTATACGACGGTGCGATGGCCGATAGTGCAGATCTCGTCGTGCTCGGCGCATGGTACGGTACAGGGAACAAAG GAGGTATGATGTCTGTATTCCTCATGGGTTGCTACGATGAAGATCGTGACAATTGGGTAACGGTGACCAAA GTACACACTGGTCACGACGATGCAACTCTGGCAAGCCTTCAGGATGAGCtcgatatgataaaaataggcAAGAATCCAACTAAAGTACCGCGTTGGTTACGCGCTAATAAACCAATGATTCCCGACTTTGTTGCAAAGGATCCGAAG AAACAACCGGTGTGGGAAATAACGGGGGCAGAGTTCACCAATCAGGGTGTTCACACAGCTGATGGCATCAGTATCAGATTTCCACGTGTAACGCGCATTCGTCGAGATAAAGATTGGTCTTTAGCCATCACTTTAAATGAATTGcgaaatcttttcaaaaagagTTCCCAGTCGATagatctttctcttcttttgccTTCGACttctaagaaagaaattgataaaaggaGAATGAACGAAGAAGATTCATCTTTTTTGAGCACAAAAGCGAAACGCGAAGATGAAAGATCAAAGTCTCCAACAAGGAAAAATAGGGATTCAAAAACGATTAAAACACCTTCTCCAAGGAAATCTCCCGCAAAGCCAGCAGCCAGCAGTTCTCCTCGTGCACGATCTAGATCTAACGGAAGAAATAAGAAGGATCAAAGAAGGAACGACGAtgcagaaaaaaatgttttcaacgAACGGGATACAGAGGCAGCGTATTATGCTTTTGTAGATAAGGAC TTCATCGAGTATTCCGCTGCAGGAGTCCCGTTAAATTGGATCGAAGGACGAAAACCCAAGGATGGTCTTCCGTCGGATGCAAAATCGTTGCATAATTTAACGAGCGACGAATTG aaatctaaaagcgttttaaaggatACACCGATCAGCTTGGCGCCAAGCTTTAAGAAAAGCAAGCAACGTGATTACGTTCGCAACATGCTCAAGAC TCTTGGGGCTAAGGTGTTGAACGGCGAAGGCAAATCCACGGCCACGTATATGATTCATCCTTGTAAGGAAATTCTATCGTCCGCTCTTCAC GAATTCGAGGATGTTCCAAAGGCGGTAAGGCACGTGAGCATCTCTTGGGTAGAGGCGGCCGCCTCTACCATGGAAATTCAAGAGGCGGAAGAGCACGCGGTGGAACTGGCCGAGAGTTATTGTTCCTGCCCCTGTTCTCATCGATGA
- the LOC413086 gene encoding DNA ligase 3 isoform X4: MSNDEEKPFAVERAKSGRAKCKKCKCPIEKDTVRIAKLVANPFTDGKMKAWHHLTCLFEVFAKQRASTKRIDDPAEDVSGWEDLSKEDRAIVLRMIEEFEKDSKNHTPKGKAVEARKRKSDIGTKSDPSPSKKTKEKEKENEKKKKKNDSISSSEKEETDSSSATRSPEKRATRDDSFKEFQRVCNDVAKVDAYTEKTAVMKSLFSKGSEADGFKSDVKLWCRMLLPGAVKRVYNLQSKQLVKLFSRILLEDEGEMLEHLERGDVAETIRSFFERSAARKPAENSVLTIQQVDEFLQELSLLTKEEEQISHFCSIVSRCTLDDLKMIIRLIKHDLRINAGPKHVLAAVHEDAYEAFQTSRDLNSVIERCLQRSKKSKSKKQESNSSNVEITLMTPVLPMLAEACKSVEMAMKKCPNGMLAEVKYDGERVQVHKKGNEFRYFSRSLKPVLSHKVNLFKNYIPQAFPDGDDLILDSEILMIDTNTGKPLPFGSLGIHKKAEFKDANACLFVFDCIYYNGHVLLHKSMIERRQILTERMSEIPNRIMLSETEEIYNSQDLAKMIAKILNMGLEGLVLKDIHSKYEPGKRHWLKVKKDYLYDGAMADSADLVVLGAWYGTGNKGGMMSVFLMGCYDEDRDNWVTVTKVHTGHDDATLASLQDELDMIKIGKNPTKVPRWLRANKPMIPDFVAKDPKKQPVWEITGAEFTNQGVHTADGISIRFPRVTRIRRDKDWSLAITLNELRNLFKKSSQSIDLSLLLPSTSKKEIDKRRMNEEDSSFLSTKAKREDERSKSPTRKNRDSKTIKTPSPRKSPAKPAASSSPRARSRSNGRNKKDQRRNDDAEKNVFNERDTEAAYYAFVDKDFIEYSAAGVPLNWIEGRKPKDGLPSDAKSLHNLTSDELKSKSVLKDTPISLAPSFKKSKQRDYVRNMLKTLGAKVLNGEGKSTATYMIHPCKEILSSALHEFEDVPKAVRHVSISWVEAAASTMEIQEAEEHAVELAESYCSCPCSHR, encoded by the exons ATGTCGAACGACGAGGAGAAACCGTTCGCGGTGGAGAGGGCGAAAAGTGGGCGGGCCAAATGCAAGAAGTGCAAGTGTCCAATAGAGAAGGACACGGTGAGGATCGCCAAATTGGTCGCGAATCCGTTCACGGATGGCAAGATGAAAGCGTGGCATCACCTGACCTGCCTATTCGAGGTATTCGCTAAACAGAGAGCCAGTACCAAGCGAATAGACGATCCCGCGGAGGACGTGAGCGGGTGGGAAGATCTGAGCAAGGAGGACAGAGCGATCGTGCTTCGTATGATCGAAGAGTTCGAAAAGGATTCGAAAA aTCACACTCCTAAGGGGAAAGCAGTGGAAGCGAGAAAGCGCAAAAGTGACATTGGCACGAAATCCGATCCTTCTCCGAGCAAAAAAActaaggagaaagagaaggagaatgagaagaagaagaagaagaacgattCGATATCCTCGAgcgagaaggaagaaacggaTAGCTCCTCGGCGACCAGGAGCCCAGAGAAAAGAGCGACGAGAGACGATTCGTTCAAGGAATTTCAACGGGTTTGCAACGATGTGGCAAAAGTGGACGCGTATACCGAAAAAACGGCCGTCATGAAAAGCTTGTTCAGCAAAGGATCCGAAGCTG ACGGTTTTAAAAGCGACGTGAAGCTGTGGTGCAGAATGTTGCTTCCCGGGGCCGTGAAGAGGGTGTACAACTTGCAAAGCAAACAATTGGTCAAGCTGTTCTCTCGGATACTGCTCGAGGACGAGGGCGAGATGCTGGAACATCTCGAGCGAGGAGACGTAGCTGAAACCATCCGATCCTTTTTCGAGAGAAGCGCCGCTCGAAAGCCAGCTGAAAACAGCGTGCTTACCATTCAACAG gTGGATGAATTTCTGCAAGAGTTATCGCTTTTAACCAAAGAGGAGGAGCAAATTAGCCACTTTTGTTCCATCGTCTCgag ATGCACTCTGGACGATCTAAAGATGATAATCCGGCTGATCAAGCACGATTTAAGGATAAATGCCGGTCCGAAACATGT TTTGGCCGCGGTGCACGAAGACGCTTACGAGGCTTTCCAAACATCCAGGGATTTGAACAGCGTCATCGAACGGTGTTTGCAACGATCGAAGAAGTCGAAATCGAAGAAGCAAGAGTCGAATTCATCCAATGTCGAGATTACGCTTATGACACCCGTTTTACCTATGCTG GCAGAGGCTTGCAAATCCGTGGAAATGGCGATGAAGAAATGTCCAAATGGAATGCTGGCCGAAGTGAAGTACGATGGAGAACGCGTTCAAGTGCACAAGAAAGGGAACGAATTTCGATACTTTAGCAGATCTTTGAAACCAGTGCTTTCTCATAAA GTGAATCTCTTCAAGAATTATATTCCGCAAGCTTTTCCAGACGGCGATGATCTGATTTTAGATTCCGAGATACTCATGATCGATACAAATACCGGAAAACCGTTGCCCTTTGGTAGCTTGGGCATTCATAAG AAAGCTGAATTCAAAGATGCAAATGCCTGTTTGTTCGTTTTCGATTGTATTTATTACAACGGACATGTTTTGTTGCACAA ATCTATGATTGAGCGAAGACAGATATTAACGGAGAGAATGTCAGAGATACCAAACAGAATAATGCTCTCGGAAACGGAGGAAatctat aattcTCAAGATTTAGCGAAAATGATCGCCAAGATTCTCAATATGGGTCTTGAAGGCTTAGTCCTCAAAGATATTCAC AGCAAATATGAACCGGGTAAAAGGCACTGGTTGAAGGTAAAAAAGGATTATTTATACGACGGTGCGATGGCCGATAGTGCAGATCTCGTCGTGCTCGGCGCATGGTACGGTACAGGGAACAAAG GAGGTATGATGTCTGTATTCCTCATGGGTTGCTACGATGAAGATCGTGACAATTGGGTAACGGTGACCAAA GTACACACTGGTCACGACGATGCAACTCTGGCAAGCCTTCAGGATGAGCtcgatatgataaaaataggcAAGAATCCAACTAAAGTACCGCGTTGGTTACGCGCTAATAAACCAATGATTCCCGACTTTGTTGCAAAGGATCCGAAG AAACAACCGGTGTGGGAAATAACGGGGGCAGAGTTCACCAATCAGGGTGTTCACACAGCTGATGGCATCAGTATCAGATTTCCACGTGTAACGCGCATTCGTCGAGATAAAGATTGGTCTTTAGCCATCACTTTAAATGAATTGcgaaatcttttcaaaaagagTTCCCAGTCGATagatctttctcttcttttgccTTCGACttctaagaaagaaattgataaaaggaGAATGAACGAAGAAGATTCATCTTTTTTGAGCACAAAAGCGAAACGCGAAGATGAAAGATCAAAGTCTCCAACAAGGAAAAATAGGGATTCAAAAACGATTAAAACACCTTCTCCAAGGAAATCTCCCGCAAAGCCAGCAGCCAGCAGTTCTCCTCGTGCACGATCTAGATCTAACGGAAGAAATAAGAAGGATCAAAGAAGGAACGACGAtgcagaaaaaaatgttttcaacgAACGGGATACAGAGGCAGCGTATTATGCTTTTGTAGATAAGGAC TTCATCGAGTATTCCGCTGCAGGAGTCCCGTTAAATTGGATCGAAGGACGAAAACCCAAGGATGGTCTTCCGTCGGATGCAAAATCGTTGCATAATTTAACGAGCGACGAATTG aaatctaaaagcgttttaaaggatACACCGATCAGCTTGGCGCCAAGCTTTAAGAAAAGCAAGCAACGTGATTACGTTCGCAACATGCTCAAGAC TCTTGGGGCTAAGGTGTTGAACGGCGAAGGCAAATCCACGGCCACGTATATGATTCATCCTTGTAAGGAAATTCTATCGTCCGCTCTTCAC GAATTCGAGGATGTTCCAAAGGCGGTAAGGCACGTGAGCATCTCTTGGGTAGAGGCGGCCGCCTCTACCATGGAAATTCAAGAGGCGGAAGAGCACGCGGTGGAACTGGCCGAGAGTTATTGTTCCTGCCCCTGTTCTCATCGATGA
- the LOC413086 gene encoding DNA ligase 3 isoform X1, translating to MQLEMSNVYCASLSTNLSLSLLFVLSLRILPLILSRVSNSVASARSLTRTTNHSRPVNRLPALLDARNMDRAFFFHAIPFNVNSSLYLLSIWEKKRFAFLREEEGRRRMSNDEEKPFAVERAKSGRAKCKKCKCPIEKDTVRIAKLVANPFTDGKMKAWHHLTCLFEVFAKQRASTKRIDDPAEDVSGWEDLSKEDRAIVLRMIEEFEKDSKNHTPKGKAVEARKRKSDIGTKSDPSPSKKTKEKEKENEKKKKKNDSISSSEKEETDSSSATRSPEKRATRDDSFKEFQRVCNDVAKVDAYTEKTAVMKSLFSKGSEADGFKSDVKLWCRMLLPGAVKRVYNLQSKQLVKLFSRILLEDEGEMLEHLERGDVAETIRSFFERSAARKPAENSVLTIQQVDEFLQELSLLTKEEEQISHFCSIVSRCTLDDLKMIIRLIKHDLRINAGPKHVLAAVHEDAYEAFQTSRDLNSVIERCLQRSKKSKSKKQESNSSNVEITLMTPVLPMLAEACKSVEMAMKKCPNGMLAEVKYDGERVQVHKKGNEFRYFSRSLKPVLSHKVNLFKNYIPQAFPDGDDLILDSEILMIDTNTGKPLPFGSLGIHKKAEFKDANACLFVFDCIYYNGHVLLHKSMIERRQILTERMSEIPNRIMLSETEEIYNSQDLAKMIAKILNMGLEGLVLKDIHSKYEPGKRHWLKVKKDYLYDGAMADSADLVVLGAWYGTGNKGGMMSVFLMGCYDEDRDNWVTVTKVHTGHDDATLASLQDELDMIKIGKNPTKVPRWLRANKPMIPDFVAKDPKKQPVWEITGAEFTNQGVHTADGISIRFPRVTRIRRDKDWSLAITLNELRNLFKKSSQSIDLSLLLPSTSKKEIDKRRMNEEDSSFLSTKAKREDERSKSPTRKNRDSKTIKTPSPRKSPAKPAASSSPRARSRSNGRNKKDQRRNDDAEKNVFNERDTEAAYYAFVDKDFIEYSAAGVPLNWIEGRKPKDGLPSDAKSLHNLTSDELKSKSVLKDTPISLAPSFKKSKQRDYVRNMLKTLGAKVLNGEGKSTATYMIHPCKEILSSALHEFEDVPKAVRHVSISWVEAAASTMEIQEAEEHAVELAESYCSCPCSHR from the exons ATGCAATTGGAAATGTCAAACGTATATTGTGCATCCCTCTCcacaaatctctctctctccctattattcgtattatcgTTACGAATCTTGCCTCTGATTTTATCGAGAGTTTCGAACAGCGTTGCGTCCGCCCGATCCTTGACGCGGACCACTAACCATTCACGTCCCGTGAACCGTTTACCTGCACTCCTCGACGCTCGAAACATGGATCGagcattttttttccacgcgatTCCTTTCAATGTTAATTCGTCCCTCTATTTACTTTCAATTTGGGAAAAAAAGAG GTTTGCTTTCCtaagggaagaggaggggcGAAGAAGGATGTCGAACGACGAGGAGAAACCGTTCGCGGTGGAGAGGGCGAAAAGTGGGCGGGCCAAATGCAAGAAGTGCAAGTGTCCAATAGAGAAGGACACGGTGAGGATCGCCAAATTGGTCGCGAATCCGTTCACGGATGGCAAGATGAAAGCGTGGCATCACCTGACCTGCCTATTCGAGGTATTCGCTAAACAGAGAGCCAGTACCAAGCGAATAGACGATCCCGCGGAGGACGTGAGCGGGTGGGAAGATCTGAGCAAGGAGGACAGAGCGATCGTGCTTCGTATGATCGAAGAGTTCGAAAAGGATTCGAAAA aTCACACTCCTAAGGGGAAAGCAGTGGAAGCGAGAAAGCGCAAAAGTGACATTGGCACGAAATCCGATCCTTCTCCGAGCAAAAAAActaaggagaaagagaaggagaatgagaagaagaagaagaagaacgattCGATATCCTCGAgcgagaaggaagaaacggaTAGCTCCTCGGCGACCAGGAGCCCAGAGAAAAGAGCGACGAGAGACGATTCGTTCAAGGAATTTCAACGGGTTTGCAACGATGTGGCAAAAGTGGACGCGTATACCGAAAAAACGGCCGTCATGAAAAGCTTGTTCAGCAAAGGATCCGAAGCTG ACGGTTTTAAAAGCGACGTGAAGCTGTGGTGCAGAATGTTGCTTCCCGGGGCCGTGAAGAGGGTGTACAACTTGCAAAGCAAACAATTGGTCAAGCTGTTCTCTCGGATACTGCTCGAGGACGAGGGCGAGATGCTGGAACATCTCGAGCGAGGAGACGTAGCTGAAACCATCCGATCCTTTTTCGAGAGAAGCGCCGCTCGAAAGCCAGCTGAAAACAGCGTGCTTACCATTCAACAG gTGGATGAATTTCTGCAAGAGTTATCGCTTTTAACCAAAGAGGAGGAGCAAATTAGCCACTTTTGTTCCATCGTCTCgag ATGCACTCTGGACGATCTAAAGATGATAATCCGGCTGATCAAGCACGATTTAAGGATAAATGCCGGTCCGAAACATGT TTTGGCCGCGGTGCACGAAGACGCTTACGAGGCTTTCCAAACATCCAGGGATTTGAACAGCGTCATCGAACGGTGTTTGCAACGATCGAAGAAGTCGAAATCGAAGAAGCAAGAGTCGAATTCATCCAATGTCGAGATTACGCTTATGACACCCGTTTTACCTATGCTG GCAGAGGCTTGCAAATCCGTGGAAATGGCGATGAAGAAATGTCCAAATGGAATGCTGGCCGAAGTGAAGTACGATGGAGAACGCGTTCAAGTGCACAAGAAAGGGAACGAATTTCGATACTTTAGCAGATCTTTGAAACCAGTGCTTTCTCATAAA GTGAATCTCTTCAAGAATTATATTCCGCAAGCTTTTCCAGACGGCGATGATCTGATTTTAGATTCCGAGATACTCATGATCGATACAAATACCGGAAAACCGTTGCCCTTTGGTAGCTTGGGCATTCATAAG AAAGCTGAATTCAAAGATGCAAATGCCTGTTTGTTCGTTTTCGATTGTATTTATTACAACGGACATGTTTTGTTGCACAA ATCTATGATTGAGCGAAGACAGATATTAACGGAGAGAATGTCAGAGATACCAAACAGAATAATGCTCTCGGAAACGGAGGAAatctat aattcTCAAGATTTAGCGAAAATGATCGCCAAGATTCTCAATATGGGTCTTGAAGGCTTAGTCCTCAAAGATATTCAC AGCAAATATGAACCGGGTAAAAGGCACTGGTTGAAGGTAAAAAAGGATTATTTATACGACGGTGCGATGGCCGATAGTGCAGATCTCGTCGTGCTCGGCGCATGGTACGGTACAGGGAACAAAG GAGGTATGATGTCTGTATTCCTCATGGGTTGCTACGATGAAGATCGTGACAATTGGGTAACGGTGACCAAA GTACACACTGGTCACGACGATGCAACTCTGGCAAGCCTTCAGGATGAGCtcgatatgataaaaataggcAAGAATCCAACTAAAGTACCGCGTTGGTTACGCGCTAATAAACCAATGATTCCCGACTTTGTTGCAAAGGATCCGAAG AAACAACCGGTGTGGGAAATAACGGGGGCAGAGTTCACCAATCAGGGTGTTCACACAGCTGATGGCATCAGTATCAGATTTCCACGTGTAACGCGCATTCGTCGAGATAAAGATTGGTCTTTAGCCATCACTTTAAATGAATTGcgaaatcttttcaaaaagagTTCCCAGTCGATagatctttctcttcttttgccTTCGACttctaagaaagaaattgataaaaggaGAATGAACGAAGAAGATTCATCTTTTTTGAGCACAAAAGCGAAACGCGAAGATGAAAGATCAAAGTCTCCAACAAGGAAAAATAGGGATTCAAAAACGATTAAAACACCTTCTCCAAGGAAATCTCCCGCAAAGCCAGCAGCCAGCAGTTCTCCTCGTGCACGATCTAGATCTAACGGAAGAAATAAGAAGGATCAAAGAAGGAACGACGAtgcagaaaaaaatgttttcaacgAACGGGATACAGAGGCAGCGTATTATGCTTTTGTAGATAAGGAC TTCATCGAGTATTCCGCTGCAGGAGTCCCGTTAAATTGGATCGAAGGACGAAAACCCAAGGATGGTCTTCCGTCGGATGCAAAATCGTTGCATAATTTAACGAGCGACGAATTG aaatctaaaagcgttttaaaggatACACCGATCAGCTTGGCGCCAAGCTTTAAGAAAAGCAAGCAACGTGATTACGTTCGCAACATGCTCAAGAC TCTTGGGGCTAAGGTGTTGAACGGCGAAGGCAAATCCACGGCCACGTATATGATTCATCCTTGTAAGGAAATTCTATCGTCCGCTCTTCAC GAATTCGAGGATGTTCCAAAGGCGGTAAGGCACGTGAGCATCTCTTGGGTAGAGGCGGCCGCCTCTACCATGGAAATTCAAGAGGCGGAAGAGCACGCGGTGGAACTGGCCGAGAGTTATTGTTCCTGCCCCTGTTCTCATCGATGA